ACGCGCGAGGGATAATAATGTTGGCCCTGAATTTCAATTTTGCCGAATGTACACCACTTTTGGGGATTGATTTTAAAAATCAGCTTTGCCGTCAGATTATCCACAGCGGGATGAAGTTGCGGCGTTATTTCGGCAAAGGGATAGCCTTGATCAGCGAAACGATTGAACAGGGCAAGACGGTTGCGGCTGATTGCGCCGTCAGCGGCGATATCGCCGACTTCAAGGTCGAGCGCCTTGTGAAGATCAGGCCACAGGTGGGTCAAATTGTTGGAATCCGCCGGCACGAATGAAATTTGCGCCAGGCGTAACGGTTCGTTTTCTTCGATCGTGACGCGCACACGAATTTCCTGCTTGCCGTCGTCAACGTCAAGCTTGTGGTCGATGACGCGCGCGCGATAAAACCCTTGCAGGCGATAGAACTTGGGAATGCGCAGGAGATCCAGTTGAAATTCATAACTATTGAACAACGGCGCGTCTTTCCAGGGCGCCAATTGATTGACCCACGAAAGGCTTTTGGTTGCCAATGCTTCGCGCAATTCGGCTTGCGAAACCTGCTCAACGCCTTCCAGTTTGAATTCCTTGATGCGATAATCATCCTGCGCCAGGCAAAATTCGAGGCCAAACCCGGCGTGCGCCAGGGCGAGCGTCACCCAAAACAGGCATATTCGTTGGCGTAGCACAAAAATTTCAGGTATGAGAAAAAGGGTGAAACCGCCACGCGGGAATCGCGACCGGTTCATCCATGGCAAAAAACGGTGCAAGAACGTTTCTCTTGGCTAATTTCAAATGCAGGATGAGAAAGGCAGGTTATCCGAGGTCTGCTTGCAATCGGGCTATATGAAAACCACTGAAGTGAAGGCTGCCGAAGCGAGTGCAGGTTTTCGACAAGCTCGGCTTCGACAAGCTCGGCTTCGACAAGCTCGGCTTCGACAAGCTCGGCTTCGACAAGCTCAGCCTACGTTAAGATCGAGGGTATTCACAGAGCCGAAATGTTTTCGGGTCTCGTTTAATGCCCCGCTCCGGCGTTTGCATGCTCCAGTAATATTTCCGGTAAGCGCTCGAAAAACTGTGACCGCGGCATCACCTCGCAACCAGTCGCACGCACAACCCGCGCCAGATCGACTTCGACATGACTCAGGAATCCAATCACACGATGGCCAGCTTGCAGCAATTCCGCTAAAAGCGGAACGTCCTGCGGTGAAAGCTCGCCAAGATTGATTAACACCAACGCCGGCGTGTCAGAAAGCTGCGCCCGCAAACGGTTAAAATCGCCAAAGACGTTGAGGTCGACTTTTGCCGCCTGCGCCACCGCGGTGATCTTGCTGCGCAGAAACAAGTCGTTCACCGCGGCCATCACATGCGGCGCGCCAGCCGTTTTATTCGGCAGTAACATGTTCATCGCGAATTGCCTGAATCACTTGTTCGTGCAAACGGCCGTGGGTTGCCACCAGCCCCTGGCGATGCCTGACTTCCACGGCGGTGTAATTCAAAGGCTCGCCGCGCAAATCCGTCATCACGCCGCCCGCCGCCGTCAGAATCGCCGCCGGCCCGCAGCTATCCCACATATTGACTTTCGAACTGGGATGAATGTAGACTTCACATTCGCCCGCGGCAATCAGGGCGCATTTCAGGCCGACGCTGCCCGAGTGGCGAATTTCATGGATGCCGAGGCGCTTGCGCACGCGATCGACGCGCGCATCGAAATGCGAACGGCTTGCCACCATGCGCAAACGCGCCGGCTCACGCAGATCGGAAACACGCAACGTATGCATGCCGTTTGCAGCCGCGAACCATGCGCCCAAACCGGCCGCGCCAAAATAAACCTTTGCCGCCGCCGGCTGGCTAACCACGCCGAGCGTGGCGCGCCCGTTTTCCACCAGGCCGATCATCACGGAAAATTCGCCGTTGCGCTTGATGAACTCTTTCGTCCCGTCAAGCGGATCGACGACCCAGACCAAATCCTTGCCGAGACGGCTCATGTCGTCTTGCGATTCTTCCGATAACACTGCTTCGCCGCTGAAATGCTGATGCAGTTGCGCCAATATCGTTTCATTGGCCGCGTGATCAGCGGCGGTTACCGGATTCCCCGCCGACTTCCATTCGATTTGAATTTTTTCATCGTAAAACTGCAACGCGACTTCGCCGGCTGCGACCGCGATTTCACGCACGATCTGCAACCGGCGATCCAACTCCGAAGATTGCATCTTTCTGTCCTTGAAAAGTAATGGTCCTATTTCTTACGTCGAATAAACTTGCTGCCGAGCTTGTAAACGCCGCCCAGCACACTGCCGATCAACCCGGATACTTCGAGCAACGGCCGCTGCACGCGCAGACGGATCATCTGCTCGAGTTGATGCACTTCACGCGCGGTATCGCGAATCGAACTGACGGTATCCTGCAATTTGGGTATTTCGCGCTCGACGTTTCGCACAATGCTGCGCACATCCGAGCTGATTTGCGTGACATCATGCATCAAAGGTGGCAAGTGCATGCGCACCGTTTCTGCCAGCTTTTCCAATTCCGCCACGAGCTTGCGAGCGCGCAACAATAGAGACGTCGCCGCCAGCGCGATGCCGATCATGCACAAGGCAATGATGGCAACGCTGATGGCCATGATCAATTCCATGCACTCCTCACCTTTGATGATATGATCGCGAAAAAAGTCAGCTCAACGATTGTTCGTCGGCGGGGTTCACATCGCCGGCTTTATCCTTGCGTCCGAAGCGCTTCTTGCCCTCATCGATGATGCTTTGCGCCTGGGCTTTGACATCCGCCAGCCGAT
This window of the Cytophagia bacterium CHB2 genome carries:
- a CDS encoding 3'(2'),5'-bisphosphate nucleotidase CysQ; translated protein: MQSSELDRRLQIVREIAVAAGEVALQFYDEKIQIEWKSAGNPVTAADHAANETILAQLHQHFSGEAVLSEESQDDMSRLGKDLVWVVDPLDGTKEFIKRNGEFSVMIGLVENGRATLGVVSQPAAAKVYFGAAGLGAWFAAANGMHTLRVSDLREPARLRMVASRSHFDARVDRVRKRLGIHEIRHSGSVGLKCALIAAGECEVYIHPSSKVNMWDSCGPAAILTAAGGVMTDLRGEPLNYTAVEVRHRQGLVATHGRLHEQVIQAIRDEHVTAE
- a CDS encoding DUF948 domain-containing protein — encoded protein: MELIMAISVAIIALCMIGIALAATSLLLRARKLVAELEKLAETVRMHLPPLMHDVTQISSDVRSIVRNVEREIPKLQDTVSSIRDTAREVHQLEQMIRLRVQRPLLEVSGLIGSVLGGVYKLGSKFIRRKK